The window ggaattttactgttatttacagattttttattacgGTCAAAAATATAGTTCAATTATAGAAAAAGAGAACTAGTTTAAAAGAGAACTAGTTaaagttttttaatttaaaagaaaacttataaatttgtaattttacaatgaaaaatgtcattttacagttttaagcTGCCAGGACAAATAAtaccagatttttttaatggattttttaCTGTGTTCCAAGACATCAATATCAGGATATTTTTAGATCACAACATTCCAATAATTTCTTATCATGGATTCCAGGATTCTATAGATGTTACAGGTTTTTCATTGTGTTGTTCACAACACACCTtgacaaagaaccatttaggtGTGAGGTCACTGTAAATAAACTGTTACAGATGTACAGCAACTGGTTGTTTTGCACTTTCATTAACATAGTTAATTAACAAGTTGCTGTAGATGCAGATGTTCACTGCATTAAAAAATAGATGTTTCAACTACTTCAGTATCTCAGTAAGTAGAAGATATAATGACGGCTACATAAAATCTACATAAACAAGTGTGTATTTACTTATAGTACATTTATGTGCTTttgatagttttttttgttcttgtgtagtgttatacagtatataaataagaCATTATATTGTTATGTTGGTATGTACATTACACTGTGTCTTTAATAAGGTCATGTGCCTGTGTAAAAACGTTTCTCATATAtaggcaaataaaaaaagtatgtagtgtcaaaaataaaacatttatgctGTTCAGAATGAAGATTATATCTAACCTGCATATCAAATAAAGGATGAAGAAataatgtgtttctgtgttaCTTGGGTTTCACGCTGCATTTTTTATTGACTTATTCTGACAAACAGATTGTTGCCATGAAAAGTGACTGTCCAGaagattttgttaaaattaaaatccTAACGCATATAAAAGCTCATCTgctagttatatatatatatatatatatatatattgtttaaccTTATCCTTTATCATTCAGTTTCTTGTTCAACATTTTTCACAATTTAggctatatgtgaccctggacgaatttgaaattgagatttatacataatctgaaagttgaataaataagctttccattgatttatgtatttgttaGGATAGAACAATATTGgtccaaaaatatcaaaatattgagaaaattgcctttgaactTATTAATCGGAGGAGTTTTAGGCGTTGCTAAGAGAAAAACCCGGCTTGTTTCGATGCTCTCTTTTGGCTTATCGCTGTAATGACATTATGGAGAGTATATGAAAGCAAAAGCAGAATTTCTAAGCATTCCAAAGATACCAATTTTGAGTGGGTAACatgatttttacttaatatgCTAATAATTTTTGGCAGaacagaaaatcattttgaaccACACAATATTTTGTTGGGTTTTGCCACTGGTTTTGGTCACATTCAACTTTTTTCTATGAAGCCACCGTAGTTAAACTGTAAATTCAGACCGGTTTATATATGAcagattcattttttacatgGTTAAGTGTATAgggaaaaaaatgtaacatagaTGTTTTCTAAAGAATTCAGTTAAATCTTCAGAAATATTAGgtataaatgcaatttttctCCCGAAATTaatgaatattatatatatatatatacactcacctgaAGGATTATTAGGagcacctgttcaatttctcataaatgcaattatggtggtggtgtaatggtgtgggggatgttttcttggcacactttagcccctttagtgccaattgggcatcatttaaatgccatggcctacatgagcattgtttctgaccatgtacatccctttatgaccaccatgtacccatcctctgatggcagcttccagcaggataatgcaccatgtcacaaagctcgaatcatttcaaattggtttcttgaacatcacaatgagttcactgtactaaaatgtccccacagtcaccagatctcaacccaatagagcatctttgggatgtggtggaacgggagcttcgcgcatcccacaaatctccatcaactgcaagatgccaACCTATCAATATGgaccaacatttctaaagaatgctttcagcaccttgttgaatcaatgccacgtagaattaaggcagttctgaagaggaaagggggtcaaacacagtattagtatggtgttccttataatcctttaggtgggtgtatatacagttgtgttcaaaattattcaacccccactgaaattgttttggtcggtttgacattgattatgatcattcagtcatcctgcttacaattaaatcaaagcgcatgtaggtcagacaaatataacataacatttataatgaaataaccacaaatgtcttttctgagctcacatcattatcagttttattcaacccccaagtgacattcaatcttagtactagtacaacatccttttacagttataacagcttttaaacgtgaagcatagcttgacacaagtgtcttgcagcgatctacgggtatcttcgcccattcatcatgggcaaaagcctccagttcagtaaCATTCTTAGggttgcgcactgcaactgctttctttaagtcccaccagaggttctcaatcggatttaagtctggtgactgcgatggccacttcaaaatgttccagcctttaatctgcaaccatgctctagtggacttggcggtatgcttgggatcattgtcctgttgaatggtccaacgtcttccaagcctcaggtttgtgacggactgcatcacattgtcatccagtatctcctggtactgaagagaattcatggtaccttgcacacgatgaagcttcccagtacctgcagaagcaaaacagccccaaagcatgattgacaccccgccatgcttcacagtaggcaaggtgttcttttcttcataggccttgttcttcctcctccaaacatagcgttgatccatgggcccaaacagttctaattttgtttcatcagtccacagaacactatcccaaaacttctttggtttgtccacatgacttttggcatactgcagtcgactcttgttctggcgcctgggagttctggcatggaggccttcattacgcagggtgcgccgtattgtctgagcagaaacttcagtacccacatctgacaaatcttttctcagttcctcagcagtcacacggggccttttctccactctacgcttcaggtagggCACAGCAgacgaagtcagcatcttctttctgccacgaccaggtagcgtttcaacagtgccctttgccttgaatttgcgaatgatgcttcctatggtgtctcttggtatgtttaacatctttgcaatcttcttgtagccattgcccttcctgtgaagagtaatcacctgttctcttgtcttcctggaccattctcttgacctcaccatgtttgtaaccacaccagtaaatgtctagaaggagctgagtatcattttaaagctgcctaattggtgcttattaggctttattgctgctccctgatatccacaggtgttttcaatacctgattgaaaacacttcattgaacctctgttcttcagagtggtagtctttaaggggttgaataattatgtcaatgaagaattcacaaaagaaacatttactactgtattacaaaactaattgatgtcattttagttgcatatggttctttaagaagtccttgtaggattgtaggataaattccctaaaaccatttacagcattgggggttgaataattttgaacacaactgtatatatatagtagatatataaaaacagtataATCACAGTAGATTAGAATCAAATTTTTGTGACTGTACTTAACATTTTGTAGATCTAGATTTAGATATTTAAGCACAACTTGAGGTGAGGCGCCATAGGCTCAGAATGCTTATGTTGAACATTTAAGAAAAGGGTAGGAGGGTACTTTCAGTACAGAAACCtttaattattactttttaGGAGCAACAAGCTCAGATATGTGCATTATTTACACAGACACAAGAACCAAAAAGGGAAAGAAAATACCAATGCATTATTTTGAGAAATCAGTCCACGGAGCTTCTGTGTAAATAAACCATAAATACTTATTTGTGGAGCATCAAGCACACCTCATGAGGTAAGACTTTGATAACGATTTTCATGCGTAAATAAGAATTATTAGTAATTAACTAATTTAGCATTATCGTGTATAGTTTTAGCACTTCATTTCCAGTCATCTTTAATGGACTACCTCTAAACTGTTTAACACTGTCCTGTTTAATAGACTACCATTGCTTGTATTTCAGCACTGTATTTTACTATCACAAACTCATTTATCACCATCATCAAGTGACCCTATATTGGAAAAAGTTGGTCACACTCACATCAATTTGTTTCCAACATAGCAGGTTGAATAAtcacttaaaatgtaattaGACCAAGTCACAGAGACTCGGTCATTACTTGAGAAACACTAGTAACTATTAACTCTActgcattaaaacaatatatatatactgtataataaaaaacttaCCAAACATTGTTAAGGGTCAAGAGTCcagctaaagcaaacactgGCCAACATGGAGACATCATATTTTGACCAATAAAACATCTAAACCttctacagaaaaaaacatcggTTTGTAAATTAGGCTGATATTCCTGTTTATTGTTTAACCCGATCTTGAGAGATTTAATGTCTTCTTTTATCTTCAGTTGATTTCTTCTAATGTTGTGATTGGATACAAAACAACCGAACTACGGGATGCATGAAGGGGCAAACTGCTTGTACATTCTTAAAACCATGCTTACAAGTATTTCATGTCTGACATTGAGACCTCTGGcaaagttttaattaaagtgacACCTTGCAGAAGTGCATTAAACAGTCTCTATTATTGTTCTGattaaatatattgatttaCATGCCATGTTAgaaataaagtaattaaaagacTTAAAAAGAGGGATGACCTATTTGACCTGCACAACACTCCACCCCCATCACGGGTCTCTCGAATTTTGGTACCCAAATGGCGACAGGTTGGAGATGAAGGTCAAAGAAACTTTTTGAACGTTGTTGTATCGTTtttcaactcaactttatttatatagcgctttttactaTTTCcgttgttacaaagcagctgtacatgagaaaTATTGACTAAAAGCAAAACagctaaagtcatatacctgtaaaaaaaaggaaaaggtgaaaacacagaagacagacatactcgcatacaaacgctccacacacacaatatgcacacatatttacacacatcgacaaagacacacactgacacacggATACTGTACACATTTAAGACAAATTTTAACAGAcgctttattttctttcttgtgtATTGCTGCATGTCATTGAATCATTTTGAACCACAGAAGATGACCAAATAAATGGATTGTAATATCCACGGCTGCTGTTTTCAGCCGTGATATGTCTATTTGACCGgtgaacatttttaattttttttctctagAATTGTAGCTGCAGCTCCTCGCTCAAAAATTCATCTGACTTATTCAAGCTCTGCTCCTTGTTTATTCTACTGCGACGAAAATAACAAcgacaaatgtatttattcatttatataaggTATAAAACAAGAATGACATTTAAAGTAGTGTAAACTTGATATCAAAACGTAGTTTATAGTATAAAATTTAAAGGATATTTGTTGTTGTACttgtttgtaataaaaaagaaaattacaaaaaagggtcatttgcaatgcatttattaaattgttttagtttttttagaatGCGCATAGAtatgaaaacatgtgtttttttcccagACGTTTCAGAGGTTTCATTCATTTCCACATTTCTTTCCATCTTTCACGGGTGTACAGGTATTCACGATTGTTTGGAGTTCTGTCACTTCCTGATGATAGTAGATTCCAGTGCTGGTGGTCGTGCGTTGCTCATTGTTCTTGTATTGTCTGGTGAGTTCAGCGCTGTACGGGACTTCAGCTGTAAATGTGGTGCTTGTTATGTCAATACTACAGGAATGGTTGGGTGGAACCTGTATCTCCATACTCACAGAGTGCGTGAACTTATCCACGTTTGTTGTCGTCTCAGATTTTTGGCGACTATGGTCATATTTCAGGTTCACTTTTCCAGCTAATCTAACAAGAAGCGGAATTTTACCAGAGACTGATACCTCCCCTCCCCCTCCAAATGTGTTTGTACGGCCTGTTAGGAAAGACCTTGTTTGATCGCTCCCTTGATCGTGTTTTACCTGATGTTTGGCCGGCTCACAGTTCTTGTTGACTGCTGTGGACCTTTTCAGAAATTCTACATAAGACTCTGAATTTTTATCATTTGAGACTTCATAgctatttatttgtaaatgctcCGATTTTATGTCGATATTGCGGGTGAGAACTTCAGTTTTTATGTTCTCTGGGTTTTTAAAACGGTATGTGGCCATAAATAAAATGCCATTTTTATCGTTAGTTATATAATGTCTATTACAAAACGTCACTGGCTGAAATACCTCCATATTTCCTATGTCTGTccatttcttaaaatctaatATTTCAAAGTTGTCTTGATTCACCAGAAATCTAAGTTCCATATCCTTATCATCCTGGCCAGaactttttaaagcattgttttcGCACGACTTTGTAGAgctgtcaaacaaacaaatgcctCGGCAGTCACCATTTACGGAAAGATGATATTCTTTTTCGCCATGAGTTACTAGATATGTGTCTTTGACTGGAGCTTTTGATTTAACAAGCTTCAAGTAAAAGTCATTGGTGATGTACTCTTCATCTTTTACAGGTGGAGCACCCCTGCGAGTTTGATGCCGTTGAAGAGGATGATTTGAGTCTGTAAATCCACAAATTCAGAACTGATCACTAATTgatatgtaataataaataatcataaGTTAGTACATTGATTGATATTTTCTTGAGCAGAAGAACAGATAGGTGAACATACCAGTGCTTGTCATGTTGGACGATAGATCGTCTGTAGAAATACTGGAGATAGAATTCTCTCCAGCACACTGTAGACCCATCTGCTTCAGAGTAAAGATGATCAAGACCATCCTGAAATCCATCATCATCTGCAGAGACACGACCAAAGACTAACATACAATATCACCAAAGAGTCAGAGCTCATAATACacatgaaaatgataaaaaactataataaacaaTGCACAAACTTCCACTTTGGGTAACTTTTGtccttcacatttataaaattgttgtaTCATTTCTATTTCAAATCTTAAAGAACACATGTGGAATGTTGTCTTACCTGTGAATGATCACCTGTACTTTGAGAAGACCGCAAAGCTTAATACGTTCTCTGATATAGCCTATACATCACAGACCCGATGCAAATGCAGTGGTGTGacgattaaaaaaacataataaaaatttGCATTAAGTTCATATTGGGAGGGGCCTAATATGAACTGGCTTTCTTTGCTCTTTTCAAGATCTGTACACATTGcatatttgaatacatttaccAGTTTGTACTGTTTGAGTTTCTGCAAAAAGGTgctaataaaacaatgtttgacATCTTCAATTTGAGAGAAATTCTGTtactagttcacagaatgaaacaaaaatgatatttttgcactctgaaatagcataagaaaaTACACTAAAAGTAATTGTTAAGATAATAGACATAAAAAACTAATGAGGTTGTATTTTATTAACACTTTTTACCCttgaagaaatgaagaaatg of the Triplophysa dalaica isolate WHDGS20190420 chromosome 1, ASM1584641v1, whole genome shotgun sequence genome contains:
- the LOC130428380 gene encoding natterin-3 — translated: MELRFLVNQDNFEILDFKKWTDIGNMEVFQPVTFCNRHYITNDKNGILFMATYRFKNPENIKTEVLTRNIDIKSEHLQINSYEVSNDKNSESYVEFLKRSTAVNKNCEPAKHQVKHDQGSDQTRSFLTGRTNTFGGGGEVSVSGKIPLLVRLAGKVNLKYDHSRQKSETTTNVDKFTHSVSMEIQVPPNHSCSIDITSTTFTAEVPYSAELTRQYKNNEQRTTTSTGIYYHQEVTELQTIVNTCTPVKDGKKCGNE